The following coding sequences are from one Heterodontus francisci isolate sHetFra1 unplaced genomic scaffold, sHetFra1.hap1 HAP1_SCAFFOLD_756, whole genome shotgun sequence window:
- the LOC137365627 gene encoding probable N-acetyltransferase camello gives MVKFRIRLYQDSDYQTVRDIYATGVRQHVLRACRHLLKQTLLQASLALIFCLLLIVSNSLVLSLTIMGILLGVGRQLVGHLWSRIIQHNLREDLLDIRAVYMKQPDACFWVAECDGAVVGTVGAAPSKVSPSDLELKRMNVIPEFRGQGIAKALCHTVLEFASHNGFSGIVLGTSVIQTEAQSLYHKMGYRLVGTVLPPHPLAKLTNYTIYKYRYQIQGNPEPSLWERTQYDDIRKTVPAQEQHSCLKGEGTDCHAY, from the coding sequence ATGGTGAAGTTCCGGATTCGTCTGTACCAGGACTCGGATTACCAGACTGTGCGGGATATTTATGCAACTGGTGTGCGACAGCACGTTCTCAGAGCTTGCCGGCACCTTCTGAAGCAGACTTTGCTGCAGGCCAGCCTGGCACTGATCTTCTGCCTCCTCCTGATCGTCTCCAACTCATTGGTGTTGTCACTCACCATCATGGGGATTCTGCTTGGTGTGGGACGTCAGCTGGTGGGACACCTGTGGTCCAGAATCATTCAGCACAACCTGAGGGAGGATCTGCTGGACATCAGGGCTGTCTACATGAAGCAGCCAGACGCCTGCTTCTGGGTGGCAGAGTGTGATGGGGCTGTGGTCGGGACAGTGGGGGCTGCCCCCTCTAAAGTCTCACCCAGTGACCTGGAGCTGAAAAGGATGAATGTAATCCCTGAATTCCGTGGCCAGGGCATTGCCAAGGCCTTGTGTCACACTGTCCTGGAGTTTGCCAGTCACAATGGCTTCAGTGGCATTGTGCTCGGGACCTCGGTCATCCAGACAGAGGCCCAGAGCCTCTACCACAAGATGGGGTACAGACTGGTGGGCACAGTGCTGCCGCCACATCCCCTAGCCAAACTCACCAATTATACCATCTACAAATATCGATACCAAATCCAAGGCAATCCTGAGCCTAGCCTGTGGGAGAGAACACAATATGATGACATCAGGAAAACCGTGCCAGCACAGGAACAACACTCCTGCCTTAAAGGGGAGGGGACGGATTGCCATGCTTATTAA